Below is a genomic region from Microbacterium sp. KUDC0406.
CGCACCGGTTCGCTGTTCCGCTCCATGTCGGTCGACTCGATCGACCTCGAGACGGCGCTGAAGCTGCTGAGCCTTCCTCGCACCGTGGGCGTCGACCCTGAATCGGGAGACGAGATCACCGCGCAGAACGGCCGGTACGGGCCCTACCTGAAGAAGGGCGCCGACTCCCGCTCGCTCGAGAACGAGCAGCAGATCTTCGACATCACTGTGGAGCAGGCGCTGGCGATCTACGCCCAGCCGAAGTACGGAGCGGGCGCGCGTCGGGCATCCAGTGCGCTCGCCGAGTTCGAGGCCGACCCGGTCAGCGGCAAGCCGATCCGCATCCGCGACGGCCGGTTCGGCCCCTACGTGACGGACGGCGAGACGAACGTCACGATTCCGCGCGGTCAGCAGCCGACCGACATCACGTTCGAGATCGCCGTGCAGATGCTCGCCGACAAACGTGCGAAGGGACCGGCGCCCAAGCGCGGAGCGAAGAAGGCTCCCGCGAAGAAGGCTCCCGCCAAGAAGGCTCCCGCCAAGAAGGCTCCCGCCAAGAAGCCGGCGGCCAAGAAGGCACCGGCGAAGACGGATGCCGAGAAGGCGGCGGCCCGCTCGGCAGCGGCGAAGAAGGCGGCGGCGACGCGCGCCGCGAACGCGGCGAAGAAGAACTCGTGACCTCAGGGCTGTGGATCACGTTCGAGGGCGGTGACGGCTCGGGAAAGACCACGCAGTCCGAGCTGCTCTCGACCTGGCTCGGCTCGGGCGGGCGCAGTGTGCTGCACACCCGTGAGCCGGGCGGTTCCGAGGTGGGTCGGTTGATCCGCGACATCGTGCTGCACCATCGCGGAGACATCGCCCCGCGTGCTGAGGCGCTGCTGTACGCGGCCGACCGCGCGCACCACGTGGCGACGGTCGTCCGGCCGGCGCTGGCACGTGGCGAGGTCGTCATCCAGGACCGGTATCTCGACTCGTCCGTCGCGTACCAGGGAGCGGGCCGCGTTCTCGACGGCGCCGAGGTGCGCGACCTGTCGCTGTGGGCGACCGAGGGAGCGCTGCCCGATCTGACGGTGCTGCTCGACCTCGATCCGGCGGCGGCCCGCCTGCGTCTTGACGCCGACGACAAGCCTTTCGACCGCCTGGAGGCCGAGAAGGAGGAGTTCCACATCCGTGTGCGCGAGGCGTATCTCGCACTGGCGGATGCGGAGCCCGAGCGCTTCCTCGTCGTCGACGCGGCGCTTCCCGCGCACGAGATCGCCGCGCAGATCCGCGTCCGCGTAGATCCCCTGCTCTGACCAGCGGGCGTCGCCCCGTCTCCCTACGCGCTGCTGTTCTCTGCTCGCGCGGCAGTTCTCGGCATCCGATCTGGGTCGCGCTACTGTTCTTTGCTCGTGCGGCGCGTATTCGCGTGGCTTGAGCGAGATTGTGTAGCGGGAGCGAGATGGTGTAACGCGAGCCGGATCGTGTGGCGCGACGGTGCGGCGGATGCCTTGTGCGGGTCGCCCGTCAGTTCGCGCTGCTGTTCTCTGCTCGCGCTGCGGTTCTCGGCATCCGATCTGGGTCGCGCTACTGGTTTTGGCTCGCGCGGCGCGTATTCGCGCAGCGCGGGCGGGAATGTGTAGCGCGACGGCGCCGCGCCCGCGCCTGCGCCCGCCGAGGGGCGCAGCGCCGCTGCTCTGACAGGCGGGCGTCGTACCCTCCGATTAGGCTGGAGATCATGACCGCCACCGCGACCGCCCCGTTCCCGTGGACGGACGTCTGGGGACAGGATGGCGCGGTGGAGACGCTGCGTC
It encodes:
- the tmk gene encoding dTMP kinase, whose translation is MTSGLWITFEGGDGSGKTTQSELLSTWLGSGGRSVLHTREPGGSEVGRLIRDIVLHHRGDIAPRAEALLYAADRAHHVATVVRPALARGEVVIQDRYLDSSVAYQGAGRVLDGAEVRDLSLWATEGALPDLTVLLDLDPAAARLRLDADDKPFDRLEAEKEEFHIRVREAYLALADAEPERFLVVDAALPAHEIAAQIRVRVDPLL